A stretch of the Panthera uncia isolate 11264 chromosome E2 unlocalized genomic scaffold, Puncia_PCG_1.0 HiC_scaffold_20, whole genome shotgun sequence genome encodes the following:
- the CIAO2B gene encoding cytosolic iron-sulfur assembly component 2B, which produces MVGGGGVGGGLLENANPLIYERSGERPVTAGEEDEQVPDSIDAREIFDLIRSINDPEHPLTLEELNVVEQVRVQVSDPESTVAVAFTPTIPHCSMATLIGLSIKVKLLRSLPQRFKMDVHITPGTHASEHAVNKQLADKERVAAALENTHLLEVVNQCLSARS; this is translated from the exons atggtggggggcggcggggtggggggcggcctcTTGGAGAACGCTAACCCCCTCATCTACGAGCGCTCTGGGGAGCGGCCGGTGACCGCGGGAGAGGAGGACGAACAGGTTCCAGACAGCATCGACGCACGCGAGATCTTCGAT TTGATTCGCTCCATCAATGACCCGGAACATCCACTGACGCTGGAAGAATTGAATGTAGTCGAGCAAGTCCGGGTTCAG GTGAGCGACCCCGAGAGCACGGTGGCCGTGGCCTTCACACCCACCATTCCGCACTGCAGCATGGCCACCCTTATTGGCCTGTCCATCAAAGTCAAGCTTCTTCGATCTCTTCCCCAGCGTTTCAAG ATGGACGTGCACATTACACCAGGGACCCATGCCTCAGAGCACGCAG TGAACAAGCAGCTTGCGGATAAGGAACGGGTGGCAGCTGCCCTAGAGAATACCCACCTGTTGGAGGTTGTGAACCAGTGCCTGTCAGCCCGCTCCTAA
- the CES2 gene encoding LOW QUALITY PROTEIN: cocaine esterase (The sequence of the model RefSeq protein was modified relative to this genomic sequence to represent the inferred CDS: substituted 1 base at 1 genomic stop codon), translating to MRLDLLRGCLSAVVCGLLLLVLGQGQDSASPIRTTHTGQVRGSLIHVKGTDVGVHTFLGIPFAKPPLGPLRFAPPEPPESWSGVKDGTSHPAMCLQNITTTNELFLKLLNATLPFTSMSEDCLYLSIYTPAHAREGSNLPVLVWIHGGGFTVGMASMYDGSALAAFEDLVVVIIQYRLGVLGFFSTGDKHATGNXGYLDQVAALRWVQQNIAYFGGDPGRVTISGESAGGTSVSSHVVSPMSKGLFHGAIMESGVALLPSLIDSSSDAVSTMVANMSACGQIDSEALVDCLRGKSEEEILAINKPFRIIPGMVDGTFLPRHPHELLASADFQPVPSIIGVNNDEYGWLIPSALDISDTQKDRETVKAVLRNMLAMLVLPPQSVDLLMEEYLGDSADPQTLQVQFDEMMGDYIFVIPALQVASFQRVHAPVYFYEFQHRPSFFKDTKPPHVRADHGDEMFFVFGTAFWKDYVEVTEEEELLSRKMMKYWANFARNGNPNGKGLPHWPVFDQEEQYLQLNLQPAVGRALKAHRLQFWTKILPQKIQELKEAEENHTEL from the exons ATGCGACTGGACCTACTTCGCGGGTGTCTGAGCGCCGTGGTCTGTGGGCTCCTGCTTCTCGTCCTGGGCCAGG GCCAGGACTCTGCCAGCCCAATCCGGACCACACACACGGGGCAGGTGCGGGGGAGCCTCATCCACGTGAAAGGCACTGATGTGGGGGTCCACACCTTCCTGGGAATTCCCTTTGCTAAACCGCCTCTAGGACCACTGCGATTTGCACCCCCTGAGCCCCCTGAATCTTGGAGTGGTGTAAAGGACGGGACCTCCCACCCAGCTAT GTGTCTGCAGAACATCACTACCACAAATGAGTTGTTTCTGAAACTGCTGAATGCGACCTTGCCTTTCACCTCCATGTCCGAAGACTGCCTGTACCTCAGCATTTACACACCGGCCCACGCCAGGGAAGGCTCCAATCTGCCC GTGTTGGTGTGGATCCATGGTGGTGGGTTTACGGTCGGCATGGCTTCCATGTATGATGGCTCTGCACTGGCGGCCTTTGAGGACCTGGTGGTGGTCATTATTCAGTACCGCCTGGGTGTACTGGGCTTCTTCAG CACTGGAGACAAGCATGCAACCGGCAACTAGGGCTACCTGGATCAAGTGGCTGCACTACGCTGGGTCCAGCAAAATATTGCCTATTTTGGAGGAGACCCTGGCCGTGTCACCATTTCTGGCGAGTCTGCAGGTGGCACAAGTGTGTCCTCACATGTCGTGTCCCCCATGTCCAAAGGACTCTTCCATGGTGCCATCATGGAGAGTGGTGTGGCTCTATTGCCCAGCCTCATTGATAGCTCATCTGATGCGGTCTCCACG ATGGTGGCAAACATGTCTGCCTGTGGCCAGATTGACTCAGAGGCACTGGTGGACTGCCTGAGGGGCAAGAGTGAAGAGGAGATTCTGGCCATTAATAAG CCCTTCAGGATCATCCCTGGCATGGTGGATGGGACCTtcctgcccaggcacccccacgaGCTGCTGGCCTCTGCCGACTTTCAACCTGTCCCCAGCATCATTGGTGTCAACAACGATGAGTACGGTTGGCTCATCCCCTCG GCCTTGGACATCTCTGACActcagaaggacagagagactgTGAAGGCTGTTCTGCGGAATATGTTGGCAATGTTG GTGTTGCCTCCTCAGTCTGTTGACCTATTGATGGAGGAGTACTTAGGGGACAGTGCGGACCCACAGACCCTCCAGGTCCAGTTCGATGAGATGATGGGGGACTATATCTTCGTGATCCCTGCACTCCAAGTAGCCAGTTTTCAAC GTGTGCATGCCCCCGTCTACTTCTATGAGTTCCAGCATCGGCCCAGCTTCTTCAAGGACACCAAGCCACCCCACGTGAGGGCAGACCATGGTGATGAGATGTTCTTTGTCTTCGGAACTGCCTTCTGGAAAGACTATG TTGAAGTCACTGAGGAGGAAGAGCTGTTGAGCAGGAAGATGATGAAGTACTGGGCTAACTTCGCTCGAAACGG GAACCCCAACGGCAAGGGTCTGCCCCACTGGCCTGTGTTCGACCAGGAAGAGCAATACTTGCAGCTGAACTTGCAGCCTGCGGTGGGCCGAGCCCTGAAGGCCCACAGGCTCCAGTTTTGGACAAAGATCCTACCCCAGAAGATACAGGAGCTAAAGGAGGCGGAGGAAAATCACACAGAGCTGTAA
- the CES3 gene encoding carboxylesterase 3 — translation MLRQEEKVLREPVLSESICHSIPCGGCKLTPWPSVLLSGPEVTQPEVDTTLGRVRGRQVGVKGIDRLVNVFLGIPFAKPPLGPGRFSAPRPAQSWEGVRDASTAPAMCLQDLERMDNSRFVLNGKHQHFPISEDCLILNIYSPAEATVGARRPVMVWIHGGALVAGAATSQDGSALAAYGDVVVVTVQYRLGLLGFLSTGDEHAPGNWGFLDVVAALHWVQGNISPFGGDPNSVTIFGSSAGACIVSALVLSPLAAGLFHRAIAQSGVITIPTLQASNPRLLAQSFADSVACSSTSSAEMLQCLREKADKEQILNMKLNTTATYTIDGTFFPKSPRELLRERRFHSVPFLLGVNNHEFGWLIPKGWGFLDKMGQMSVEDMLAILRPNLTILDIPLEVMPTIVDEYLGGSFDAEARRNAVQEFWADLMVIFPTLNFSRNLRDSGAPVFFYEFQHRPSSFAKIKPDWVRADHGAEIAFIFGGPFLMDESSLLAFPEATQEEKQLSLTMMAQWTQFARTGDPNGEGLPPWPAFKQLEQYLEISPTPRVGQKLREAQMQFWAEILSANFRQWQQKQKGRKAQEEL, via the exons ATGCTGAGGCAGGAGGAGAAA gtgctcagagAGCCAGTGTTGAGTGAGTCCATTTGCCACTCCATACCCTGTGGAGGCTGTAAACTCACTCCATGGCCCTCTGTCCTACTCTCAGGGCCTGAGGTCACTCAGCCAGAAGTGGACACCACCCTGGGCCGTGTGCGAGGCCGGCAAGTGGGCGTGAAGGGCATAGACCGCCTTGTGAATGTCTTCCTGGGCATCCCGTTTGCCAAGCCACCTCTGGGGCCTGGCCGATTCTCAGCCCCGCGCCCAGCGCAGTCCTGGGAGGGTGTGCGGGATGCCAGCACTGCCCCTGCAAT GTGCCTGCAGGATCTGGAGAGAATGGACAACAGCAGATTTGTGTTGAACGGAAAGCACCAGCACTTCCCTATTTCAGAGGACTGTCTGATCCTCAACATCTACAGCCCAGCTGAGGCCACCGTGGGGGCCAGGCGGCCG GTCATGGTATGGATCCATGGGGGCGCTCTGGTGGCCGGCGCCGCCACCTCCCAAGACGGGTCAGCCCTGGCCGCCTATGGGGATGTGGTAGTGGTCACAGTCCAGTACCGCCTGGGGCTCCTTGGCTTCCTCAG cactgGAGACGAGCATGCCCCTGGCAACTGGGGCTTCCTAGATGTGGTGGCTGCTCTGCACTGGGTGCAGGGGAACATCTCCCCCTTTGGAGGTGACCCCAACTCTGTCACCATCTTTGGCAGTTCTGCCGGTGCCTGCATCGTCTCTGCCCTG GTCCTGTCCCCGCTGGCTGCAGGGCTATTCCACAGAGCCATAGCCCAGAGTGGAGTCATCACCATTCCCACCTTACAGGCTTCGAACCCAAGGCTCCTGGCTCAA AGCTTCGCGGACTCCGTGGCCTGCAGCTCTACCTCCTCAGCTGAGATGTTGCAGTGCCTTCGGGAGAAGGCAGACAAGGAGCAGATCCTTAACATGAAGTTG AACACTACAGCTACCTACACCATTGATGGCACCTTCTTTCCCAAGAGCCCCAGGGAGCTCTTGAGGGAGAGGCGGTTCCATTCTGTGCCCTTCCTCCTGGGTGTCAACAATCACGAGTTTGGCTGGCTCATCCCCAAG GGCTGGGGTTTCCTGGATAAGATGGGGCAGATGAGCGTGGAGGATATGCTGGCCATATTAAGACCCAACTTGACCATTCTG GATATACCCCTCGAGGTGATGCCCACCATCGTAGATGAATACCTAGGCGGCAGTTTCGACGCAGAAGCCAGACGCAATGCTGTCCAGGAATTTTGGGCTGACCTTATGGTTATCTTTCCCACCTTGAATTTCTCAAGAAACCTCCGAG ATTCTGGAGCCCCCGTCTTTTTCTATGAGTTCCAGCATCGACCCAGTTCTTTTGCGAAGATCAAACCAGACTGGGTGAGGGCTGACCATGGGGCTGAGATTGCCTTCATATTCGGGGGTCCTTTCCTCATGGATGAGAGCTCCCTGCTGG CCTTTCCAGAAGCTACACAGGAGGAGAAGCAGCTGAGCCTCACCATGATGGCCCAGTGGACCCAATTTGCCCGGACAGG ggaccccaatgGTGAGGGGTTGCCTCCTTGGCCTGCATTCAAGCAGTTGGAGCAATACCTGGAGATCAGCCCGACACCACGAGTTGGCCAGAAGCTAAGAGAAGCCCAAATGCAGTTCTGGGCAGAGATACTTTCTGCCAACTTCCGGCAGTGGCAGCAGAAGCAGAAGGGCAGGAAGGCCCAGGAGGAGCTCTGA